A window from Prinia subflava isolate CZ2003 ecotype Zambia chromosome Z, Cam_Psub_1.2, whole genome shotgun sequence encodes these proteins:
- the RPL39 gene encoding large ribosomal subunit protein eL39 — translation MSSHKTFKIKRFLAKKQKQNRPIPQWIRMKTGNKIRYNSKRRHWRRTKLGL, via the exons ATG TCGTCGCACAAGACGTTCAAGATCAAACGCTTCCTCGccaagaagcagaagcagaaccGGCCCATCCCGCAGTGGATTCGCATGAAAACTGGCAATAAGATCAG GTACAACTCCAAAAGGAGACACTGGAGGAGGACCAAACTGGGCTTGTAA